From one Nonomuraea polychroma genomic stretch:
- a CDS encoding S1 family peptidase produces the protein MRFVPFVAIAAAVTFGVATPASAITNGSPDGDAHPEVGALIGDKANPDGTWSYCTGTLISPTVFLTAAHCGERKQKTARVSFASHYEPGAKLYTGRYVPDPRYKDKSDLHDMAVVIFNTPITDIKPAQLPTAGLLDKLKADNRLKGTRFTPVGYGSVDPAKNKKGRGGRYHYTDTRNQTSISFDALSRRWLDLKLSSKTDGSTCFGDSGGPNFLGGPTSHLLVATSISGADDACKGTNFDYRLDTASAREFLGKYVTLP, from the coding sequence ATGCGTTTCGTCCCTTTTGTCGCGATTGCTGCTGCAGTGACCTTCGGTGTCGCCACCCCCGCGTCAGCCATCACCAACGGCTCGCCTGACGGTGACGCGCACCCCGAAGTGGGCGCCCTCATCGGCGACAAGGCCAACCCCGACGGAACGTGGTCCTACTGCACGGGCACCCTCATCTCTCCCACCGTCTTCCTCACCGCCGCCCACTGCGGCGAACGCAAGCAGAAGACCGCCCGGGTCTCCTTCGCCAGCCACTACGAACCCGGCGCCAAGCTCTACACCGGCCGGTACGTGCCCGACCCGCGCTACAAGGACAAGTCCGACCTCCATGACATGGCCGTGGTCATCTTCAACACGCCCATCACGGACATCAAGCCCGCCCAGCTGCCGACAGCCGGCCTCCTCGACAAGCTCAAAGCCGACAACCGCCTGAAGGGCACACGATTCACCCCGGTCGGATACGGCTCCGTGGACCCCGCCAAGAACAAGAAGGGCCGCGGAGGGCGCTACCACTACACCGACACGCGTAACCAGACGTCCATATCGTTCGACGCCCTCTCCCGCAGGTGGCTGGACCTGAAGCTGAGCTCCAAGACCGACGGCAGCACCTGCTTCGGCGACTCCGGCGGACCGAACTTCCTGGGCGGACCCACCTCCCACCTCCTCGTCGCCACCTCGATCAGCGGAGCCGACGACGCCTGCAAGGGGACCAACTTCGACTACCGCCTGGACACCGCCTCGGCCCGGGAGTTCCTCGGCAAGTACGTCACGCTGCCCTGA
- a CDS encoding VOC family protein yields MSGEVTYFELPSRDIEATQRFWGSLFEWTFYEGNFPGYSMIQGPEPMGGSPHDDSSRHPRIFFAVDDITAAVARVRELGGTAEDPVNIPSGAYAHCTDDQGVEFSLSQQAGNHD; encoded by the coding sequence ATGAGTGGCGAGGTCACGTACTTTGAGCTGCCGAGCAGGGACATCGAAGCAACCCAGCGGTTCTGGGGCTCGCTGTTCGAGTGGACCTTCTATGAGGGCAACTTCCCGGGTTACTCGATGATCCAGGGGCCCGAGCCCATGGGCGGATCGCCGCACGATGATTCGTCACGACACCCGCGCATCTTCTTTGCCGTCGACGACATCACCGCCGCTGTCGCTCGGGTGCGCGAACTCGGTGGCACGGCAGAAGATCCGGTCAATATCCCGTCTGGTGCCTACGCCCACTGCACGGATGACCAGGGCGTGGAGTTCAGCCTGTCCCAGCAGGCAGGTAACCACGATTGA
- a CDS encoding Lrp/AsnC family transcriptional regulator: MDDIDRAILRELQVDGRIPYSDLGPKVGLSPSAARQRLQRLIDTKVVQVVGVTDPMAMGGQTMAMLGLRVDGDPRAVADELSRHDEVVYAVLVSGTFDLFVEVVCRRPYALLDFVNVVVRPIEGVAAVESFPYFGIHTHRFLWDVD; encoded by the coding sequence ATGGACGACATCGACCGGGCCATCCTGCGGGAACTGCAGGTGGACGGGCGGATCCCGTACAGCGATCTGGGGCCGAAAGTCGGGCTGTCGCCCTCGGCAGCCCGCCAGCGGCTGCAGCGACTGATCGACACAAAGGTGGTACAGGTCGTCGGGGTCACCGACCCGATGGCCATGGGCGGGCAGACCATGGCCATGCTCGGTCTGCGCGTGGACGGCGATCCCCGCGCGGTGGCCGACGAACTCTCACGCCACGACGAGGTCGTTTACGCCGTCCTCGTCTCGGGCACCTTCGACCTCTTCGTGGAGGTCGTCTGCCGTCGCCCGTACGCCCTCCTGGATTTCGTCAACGTCGTCGTGCGTCCCATCGAGGGCGTCGCGGCGGTGGAGAGCTTCCCGTACTTCGGGATCCACACCCACCGCTTTCTGTGGGACGTCGATTGA
- a CDS encoding aminotransferase — MTHHQPLTIDFFTHQGLPAPRLTTEEARRTAAEHFGLAVRAEALGSQQDANFLLTHDDGSPVAVLKIANPAFTATEIDAQDTAADLIADAHPGLRVATVVRDVDGVRRTATVPTDNGPVTARLLRYLRGGTLSGSRHLTPRTVAAMGRIVGQVSTTLRSFRHPGLERVLQWDPRHADRVVTRLSDHVVEAERRSAVLAATTEAWAVLLGVADRLPRQAVHLDLTDDNLVISPESPVPLPDGIIDFGDLTDSWAVCELAVTLSSILHHDGMEPHHVLPAVRAFHEIRPLSGDEATALWPLVVLRAATLVVSGRHQAAVDGDNAYVNAALEREWRIFEQARAVPTAVMTELIVETFGLTRQRATAAVPAVPVLAGPDPAGIAVLDLAVGSDTMDHGTWLEDAAVDRLAAGLLTAGATTVTTRYGQAQLTAAPALSTTSPATIATGVDLWLDGPAVLQAPGDGEVLAAVPGRAAVTFGPHVLHLSFPDAAHPIPPTGRPVHAGDQLVALPAGARVHVSLRRPEAPTIPALVRPEYAVGWLALTADPAPLLGLPAVGGATPEDDLLARRDAAFAPVQEHYYENPPRIERGWRHHMVSAEGRSYLDMVNNVTPLGHAHPRVEQAISRQLRRLNTNSRFHYAAVVQFTERLAALLPAPLDTVFLVNSGSEAVDLAIRLAIGATGQHDVVALREAYHGWTYASDAVSTSLQDNPNALATRPSWVHTVDSPNSYRGRWRGEQADNYALEAVQVIDELAASGRPAGAFLSESYYGNAGGVALPEGYLPQVYAAVRRHGGLAIADEIQVGYGRLGTWFWGFEQQQAVPDIVCVAKAMGNGHPLGAVITTRAVADRYRDQGYFFSSTGGSPVSSVAGLTVLDTLRDEDLQGNAVRTGAHLKAKLQALAEHHPIIGAVHGSGLYLGLELVRDRHTLEPATEETAELCERMLHLGVIVQPTGDHLNILKIKPPLCIDPAGADFFADTLDRALTELGHRGTGGHTR, encoded by the coding sequence ATGACGCATCACCAGCCCCTCACCATCGACTTCTTCACGCATCAGGGCCTGCCTGCCCCACGGCTGACCACCGAAGAGGCCCGCCGGACCGCCGCCGAGCACTTCGGGCTCGCGGTCCGCGCCGAGGCGCTGGGCAGTCAGCAGGACGCCAACTTCCTGCTGACCCACGACGACGGATCGCCCGTGGCCGTCCTCAAAATCGCCAACCCGGCGTTCACCGCGACCGAGATCGACGCGCAGGACACCGCCGCAGACCTGATCGCCGACGCACATCCCGGTCTGCGTGTCGCGACCGTTGTGCGCGATGTCGATGGTGTCCGCAGGACTGCCACCGTCCCAACCGACAACGGTCCGGTCACCGCCCGCCTGCTGCGGTATCTGCGCGGTGGGACGCTCTCCGGCTCACGTCACCTGACGCCCCGGACGGTCGCGGCCATGGGTCGTATCGTCGGCCAGGTCAGCACGACCCTGCGGTCCTTCCGTCATCCGGGCCTGGAGCGGGTCCTGCAGTGGGATCCCCGCCACGCCGACCGCGTGGTCACGCGACTTTCGGACCACGTCGTCGAGGCGGAGCGCAGATCCGCCGTGCTGGCCGCGACCACGGAGGCCTGGGCCGTTCTCCTGGGGGTCGCCGACCGGCTACCGCGCCAGGCCGTGCATCTGGACCTGACCGACGACAATCTCGTCATCTCGCCCGAAAGCCCCGTGCCACTGCCCGACGGGATCATCGACTTCGGCGACCTGACGGACAGTTGGGCGGTGTGCGAGCTCGCCGTGACACTGTCCTCGATCCTCCACCACGACGGCATGGAACCGCACCACGTCCTGCCCGCCGTCCGCGCGTTCCACGAGATCAGGCCGCTGTCCGGGGACGAGGCGACGGCTCTGTGGCCCCTGGTGGTGCTCCGGGCGGCCACCTTGGTGGTCAGCGGACGGCACCAGGCCGCCGTCGACGGCGACAACGCCTACGTGAACGCCGCGCTCGAGCGCGAGTGGCGCATCTTCGAGCAGGCCCGCGCCGTGCCGACTGCGGTGATGACCGAACTGATCGTCGAGACATTCGGCCTGACCCGCCAACGGGCCACCGCCGCGGTGCCCGCGGTGCCCGTGCTGGCCGGACCGGACCCCGCAGGCATCGCTGTGCTGGACCTGGCCGTCGGGTCCGACACCATGGACCACGGCACCTGGCTGGAGGACGCAGCCGTGGACCGTCTCGCTGCCGGCCTGCTCACCGCCGGCGCCACCACCGTCACCACCCGCTACGGTCAGGCGCAGCTCACCGCTGCCCCCGCCCTGTCCACCACCTCGCCCGCCACCATCGCCACGGGCGTCGACCTGTGGCTCGACGGGCCCGCCGTCCTGCAGGCGCCGGGCGACGGCGAGGTGCTGGCGGCGGTGCCCGGCCGCGCGGCCGTCACCTTCGGGCCCCACGTGCTGCATCTGTCCTTCCCCGACGCCGCCCACCCGATCCCGCCCACTGGCAGACCCGTGCACGCAGGCGACCAACTGGTCGCCCTGCCCGCCGGCGCTCGCGTCCACGTCTCGCTCCGGCGGCCCGAGGCACCCACGATCCCCGCACTGGTGCGGCCCGAGTACGCCGTCGGCTGGCTCGCGCTCACCGCCGATCCCGCCCCGCTGCTCGGGCTGCCCGCTGTCGGCGGTGCCACCCCGGAGGACGACCTGCTCGCCCGGCGCGACGCGGCATTCGCCCCGGTCCAAGAGCACTACTACGAGAACCCGCCCCGCATCGAACGCGGTTGGCGCCACCACATGGTGTCCGCCGAGGGCCGCTCCTATCTGGACATGGTCAACAACGTCACCCCGCTCGGCCACGCCCATCCCCGCGTCGAGCAGGCGATCTCGCGGCAGCTGCGAAGGCTCAACACCAACTCCCGGTTCCACTACGCCGCCGTCGTGCAGTTCACCGAACGCCTCGCCGCTCTGCTGCCGGCCCCCCTGGACACCGTCTTCCTGGTCAACTCGGGCTCCGAGGCCGTCGACCTGGCGATCCGGCTCGCGATCGGCGCCACCGGACAGCACGACGTCGTCGCCCTGCGCGAGGCTTACCACGGCTGGACCTATGCGTCCGACGCCGTGTCCACCTCTCTCCAGGACAACCCCAACGCACTGGCCACCCGCCCGAGCTGGGTCCACACGGTTGACTCACCCAACTCCTACCGGGGGCGTTGGCGCGGCGAACAGGCCGACAACTACGCCCTTGAAGCCGTCCAGGTGATCGATGAGCTGGCCGCGTCCGGCCGCCCGGCGGGCGCCTTCCTCAGCGAGTCGTACTACGGCAACGCCGGCGGCGTCGCTCTGCCCGAGGGCTACCTCCCGCAGGTGTACGCGGCGGTGCGTCGGCACGGCGGTCTGGCCATCGCCGACGAGATCCAGGTCGGCTACGGCCGCCTGGGTACCTGGTTCTGGGGCTTCGAGCAGCAGCAGGCCGTCCCTGACATCGTCTGTGTCGCCAAGGCCATGGGCAACGGCCATCCACTGGGCGCCGTCATCACCACCCGGGCCGTCGCCGACCGCTACCGCGACCAGGGCTACTTCTTCTCCTCCACCGGCGGCAGCCCCGTCTCCAGCGTCGCCGGCCTCACCGTCCTGGACACCCTGCGCGACGAGGACCTGCAAGGCAACGCCGTGCGCACCGGCGCCCACCTCAAGGCAAAGCTCCAGGCCCTCGCCGAGCACCATCCCATCATCGGCGCCGTGCACGGCTCCGGCCTCTACCTCGGCCTCGAACTGGTGCGCGACCGCCACACTCTGGAGCCCGCCACCGAGGAGACGGCCGAACTCTGCGAGCGCATGCTCCACCTCGGCGTCATCGTCCAGCCCACAGGCGACCACCTCAACATCCTCAAGATCAAGCCACCGCTGTGCATCGACCCAGCCGGCGCCGACTTCTTCGCCGACACCCTCGACCGCGCCCTCACCGAACTCGGCCACCGCGGCACGGGCGGGCACACCCGCTGA
- a CDS encoding IS256 family transposase, translating to MDILPAEGEWFDESLAQASPDVLREMVVRMAQMMMDAEVEQRCGAGYGEVSEARINSRNGYRRREWDTRAGTVELAIPKLRQGSYYPDWLLERQRRAERALASVVATSYLLGVSTRRVERLAEQLGVTKLSKSQVSVMARELDQMVSEFRNRPLDAGPYTFVWIDALTQKVREGGRTVNVHALVATGVNADGHREILGIDVVSSEDGAGWLAFLRGLVARGLSGVSLVISDCHAGLRDAIGSTLPGASWQRCRAHYARNLATCVPKAAQPWVSTMLRTVFEQPDAASVRAQHRQVVQALEDKYPKAAEHLDEAREDILAFAVYPKAVWRQIWSNNPQERLNKEIRRRTDVVGIFPHRDAIIRLVGAVLAEQHDEWTEGRRYLGLEILADCRKAAGRKAKEDAADVNVTNGAIAA from the coding sequence ATGGACATTCTGCCTGCTGAGGGCGAGTGGTTCGACGAGAGCCTGGCGCAGGCCTCGCCCGATGTGCTGCGCGAGATGGTCGTGCGGATGGCGCAGATGATGATGGACGCCGAGGTCGAGCAGCGCTGCGGCGCCGGCTACGGCGAGGTGTCCGAGGCGCGCATCAACTCGCGTAACGGCTATCGGCGGCGCGAGTGGGACACCCGGGCCGGGACCGTCGAGTTGGCGATCCCCAAGCTGCGGCAGGGCTCGTACTACCCTGACTGGCTGCTGGAGCGGCAGCGGCGGGCCGAGCGGGCGCTGGCCTCGGTGGTGGCGACTTCGTATCTGCTGGGTGTCTCGACCCGGCGGGTGGAACGGCTGGCCGAGCAGCTCGGGGTGACCAAGCTGTCCAAGTCGCAGGTCAGCGTGATGGCCCGGGAGCTGGATCAGATGGTGAGCGAGTTCCGCAACCGGCCGTTGGATGCCGGGCCGTACACGTTCGTGTGGATCGACGCGCTGACGCAGAAGGTGCGCGAGGGCGGGCGCACGGTCAACGTGCACGCCCTGGTCGCGACCGGCGTCAACGCCGACGGGCACCGCGAGATCCTCGGCATCGACGTGGTCTCCAGCGAGGATGGGGCGGGCTGGCTGGCGTTCTTGCGCGGTCTGGTCGCCCGCGGCCTGTCCGGCGTCAGTCTGGTGATCTCCGACTGTCATGCCGGGCTGCGCGATGCGATCGGCTCCACGCTGCCCGGCGCCTCCTGGCAGCGGTGTCGCGCGCACTACGCGCGCAACTTGGCGACCTGCGTTCCGAAGGCGGCTCAGCCGTGGGTGTCGACCATGCTGCGCACCGTCTTCGAGCAGCCCGACGCCGCCTCGGTGCGCGCGCAGCACCGCCAGGTCGTCCAAGCGTTGGAGGACAAGTACCCCAAGGCCGCCGAACATCTGGACGAGGCGCGCGAGGACATCCTGGCCTTCGCCGTCTACCCCAAGGCGGTGTGGCGGCAGATCTGGTCCAACAACCCCCAAGAGCGGCTGAACAAGGAGATCCGCCGCCGTACCGACGTGGTCGGCATCTTCCCGCACCGAGACGCGATCATCCGGCTGGTCGGCGCGGTACTGGCCGAGCAGCACGACGAGTGGACCGAAGGCCGGCGCTACCTCGGCCTGGAAATCCTCGCCGACTGCCGCAAAGCAGCCGGAAGAAAGGCCAAAGAAGACGCCGCTGATGTCAATGTGACCAATGGTGCTATTGCTGCTTAA
- a CDS encoding MFS transporter yields MILSYALGSIITSGLGVALAAKAGRTLLIAGSLTIAASQLVLWYIVKDGNDPGYWLLALALFIGGLGLGLAAPILVNVVLAGVPGRNAGAAGGVLSTVNQIGGAVGIAVLGTIFFTSVTGSATGAPVLPDYSHALSIVLIVSAALYLITALVMLALPKAAVEHAE; encoded by the coding sequence GTGATCCTCTCCTACGCGCTCGGCTCGATCATCACCTCCGGCCTCGGCGTCGCTCTCGCCGCCAAGGCGGGCAGAACGCTCCTGATCGCCGGCTCGCTCACCATCGCGGCATCTCAGCTCGTCCTGTGGTACATCGTCAAGGACGGCAACGATCCCGGATACTGGCTCCTCGCTCTCGCACTCTTCATCGGTGGCCTGGGGCTTGGCCTCGCCGCACCCATTCTCGTCAACGTCGTCCTCGCAGGCGTCCCCGGACGCAACGCAGGCGCCGCGGGCGGGGTGCTCTCCACCGTCAACCAGATCGGCGGCGCCGTCGGCATCGCCGTTCTCGGTACGATCTTCTTCACCTCCGTCACCGGTTCAGCCACCGGAGCACCGGTGCTGCCCGACTACAGTCACGCGCTCAGCATTGTCCTGATCGTCTCCGCCGCGCTCTACCTGATCACGGCGCTCGTGATGCTCGCACTCCCGAAAGCCGCAGTCGAGCACGCCGAGTAG
- a CDS encoding NAD(P)/FAD-dependent oxidoreductase, which translates to MRRTVAIIGGGYGGVTAAKALDQDTDVVLIEPKDAFVQNAVSPRALVQPDWTVNLFFPYDKLLRHGRVVHDRAVSVDSGGVVLASGDRVDADYLVLATGSGYPFPFKFDDAVSGTARERLLAAHAELAGASRVLIAGAGPVGLELAGEIKTVWPDKHVTVVDPTPQLVPGFEAQMRDDLRHQLDALGVDVRLGITLGAEPPAEPGRAGSFTVPSSGGDISADIWFRAYGVSLDTGYLSADLGSVRTPEGRIRVTETLNVEGHGHIYAIGDITDIAEAKMAGNAMRHAEVVAQNIIAHVRGGRPDAVYQPSATPFVLLPLGPEGGVGQLPSPEGPIVLAPEAVSAYKGADLFTGRFAELFGVARDVPTAA; encoded by the coding sequence ATGAGGCGTACGGTCGCGATCATCGGCGGCGGGTACGGCGGCGTCACCGCCGCCAAGGCGCTCGATCAGGACACCGATGTCGTCCTGATCGAGCCCAAGGACGCTTTCGTCCAGAACGCGGTCTCCCCGCGCGCGCTGGTTCAGCCGGATTGGACGGTCAACCTGTTCTTCCCGTATGACAAGCTGCTTCGGCACGGCAGGGTCGTCCATGACCGCGCGGTCTCGGTCGACTCCGGAGGCGTCGTCCTTGCCTCTGGCGACCGGGTGGACGCCGACTATCTCGTTCTGGCCACCGGTTCCGGTTATCCCTTTCCGTTCAAGTTCGACGACGCTGTCTCCGGCACGGCGCGCGAGCGGTTGCTGGCCGCCCACGCCGAGCTCGCGGGAGCCTCCCGGGTGCTGATCGCGGGTGCCGGGCCGGTCGGCCTGGAGCTTGCCGGGGAGATCAAGACGGTCTGGCCGGACAAGCACGTCACCGTCGTCGACCCCACGCCGCAGTTGGTCCCCGGCTTCGAGGCGCAGATGCGAGATGATCTGCGGCACCAGCTCGACGCGCTCGGGGTGGACGTACGGCTGGGAATCACGCTGGGTGCGGAGCCACCGGCCGAGCCAGGACGGGCCGGGTCGTTCACGGTGCCGTCCAGCGGCGGGGACATCTCCGCCGACATCTGGTTCCGCGCCTACGGGGTCAGCCTCGACACCGGTTACCTCAGCGCGGATCTGGGCTCCGTGCGCACGCCGGAAGGCCGCATCCGGGTGACCGAGACGCTCAACGTGGAGGGCCACGGCCACATCTACGCGATCGGTGACATCACCGACATCGCCGAGGCCAAGATGGCCGGGAACGCGATGCGCCACGCCGAGGTCGTCGCGCAGAACATCATCGCCCACGTACGCGGTGGCCGGCCCGACGCCGTCTACCAGCCGTCCGCGACGCCGTTCGTGCTGCTCCCGCTCGGGCCGGAGGGCGGTGTCGGTCAGCTGCCCTCCCCCGAGGGGCCGATCGTCCTGGCCCCGGAGGCTGTCTCCGCGTACAAGGGCGCGGATCTGTTCACCGGCCGGTTCGCCGAACTGTTCGGGGTCGCCCGCGACGTGCCCACGGCGGCCTGA
- a CDS encoding helix-turn-helix transcriptional regulator — protein sequence MPVRSRLHAEAFTVLSARNYWEFPAPPIDAEIIRAVGSAINRQHLVRVDYTGDGEPVTLTLEPHDLVVWAARWYMVAFDPDADRWRAMRVDRIKPHMPTHTPFDRRDIPHGDPAAFSHDRTRPRRRRRRMAMPWLSHRRAARLHRRPVPPGGSTVGYVTETTCRLTTRRMVMARTGRTAPHLRRRHHRHRTGRTQASPALPAHPNHQGTPTRPTSPVTCTSGVRVPNQPLTCLTSQPVFSAAPYRSEWTHATEVDRAHLPYGRLVRETGVKDGGSELVCSVRGSSGLNSQLRTGAATASVS from the coding sequence ATGCCCGTGCGCAGCCGCCTGCACGCCGAAGCGTTCACCGTCCTTTCAGCCCGCAACTACTGGGAGTTCCCCGCGCCACCGATCGACGCCGAGATCATCCGCGCCGTTGGCAGCGCGATCAACCGGCAGCACCTCGTTCGCGTGGACTACACCGGTGACGGCGAACCCGTCACGCTCACGCTGGAGCCGCACGATCTCGTGGTCTGGGCCGCACGCTGGTACATGGTCGCCTTCGACCCGGATGCGGACCGATGGCGCGCGATGCGCGTGGACCGCATCAAACCACACATGCCCACGCACACCCCCTTCGACCGACGTGACATCCCGCACGGCGATCCCGCCGCCTTTAGTCATGACCGCACACGACCGCGGAGACGCCGCCGCCGAATGGCCATGCCGTGGCTCAGCCATCGTCGCGCTGCCCGCCTCCACCGTCGCCCGGTTCCCCCCGGCGGATCAACAGTCGGGTACGTCACCGAAACCACGTGCCGACTCACCACTCGGCGCATGGTCATGGCCAGGACTGGCAGGACTGCTCCTCACCTTCGACGCCGACATCACAGACATCGAACCGGCCGAACTCAGGCAAGCCCTGCACTCCCTGCGCACCCGAATCATCAAGGAACTCCGACCCGACCGACCTCACCGGTGACCTGCACATCTGGCGTCCGCGTTCCCAATCAGCCGCTCACCTGCCTGACCAGCCAGCCTGTCTTCTCGGCAGCTCCCTACCGTTCTGAATGGACGCATGCTACCGAGGTAGATCGCGCGCACCTCCCTTACGGACGACTCGTGAGGGAGACAGGCGTGAAGGATGGAGGGAGTGAGCTGGTGTGTTCCGTAAGGGGATCCAGTGGGCTCAACAGCCAACTCAGAACCGGCGCAGCGACGGCCAGCGTCAGTTAG
- a CDS encoding MarR family winged helix-turn-helix transcriptional regulator yields the protein MTQEEAVGDLDQSVGYVLKQVQASLHTAMDEVLRPLGLTVAQYACLELLGQHPGLSNSELARRAFVTRQSMNVVLRRLQERGLLTRPAHAAHGRALPTELTRAGQSTLREASVAVRGVERQIFAPLSQEQQRRLREDLASCAASAVANQPVTQL from the coding sequence ATGACGCAAGAAGAGGCCGTTGGCGACCTTGACCAGTCGGTGGGCTACGTCCTCAAGCAGGTGCAAGCGTCACTGCACACCGCGATGGATGAAGTGCTGCGTCCACTGGGCCTCACCGTTGCCCAATACGCATGCCTCGAACTGCTCGGCCAGCATCCGGGGCTGTCCAACTCCGAACTCGCCCGCCGCGCCTTCGTCACGCGCCAGTCGATGAACGTCGTCCTTCGCCGGCTACAAGAGCGGGGCCTGCTCACCCGGCCTGCTCACGCCGCTCATGGGCGGGCACTGCCCACCGAGCTCACCCGAGCCGGACAATCGACGCTGCGCGAGGCCAGTGTCGCCGTACGCGGCGTCGAACGGCAGATCTTCGCGCCGTTGTCGCAGGAGCAGCAGCGCCGGCTACGCGAGGATCTTGCCTCCTGCGCAGCCTCTGCGGTCGCAAACCAGCCCGTCACACAGCTCTGA